AGTGCTTGCATCCTCACGAGTGTTTTCTCGAGCAAAGCTTTatgtgcagtgtttttgtgcgtgtgtgtgctttcagatTGCGCTGGCTGTGGCAGAGACATCAAGAATGGTCAGGCCCTGTTAGCGTTGGGAGGCCAGTGGCACCTGGGCTGCTTCAAGTGCAAAGCATGCAGCAAAGTGCTGAGCGGAGAATACATCAGCAAGTAAACACACCTTTGCAAACTACTTCCATttactccctcactcactctttGTTGTCTTTCTACTTCCCTTGCATTTCACTCTGATGAATGCACAAAATATGAGGAACGCagtgaaattcattttcaatgttttgCCAATGAAAAAAATTATTGGGTGCGGGGGTAAATGTATTTTCAGTGCTTTCAAAGAATTGccataattaataataatattactatCTATTACAACTGCTACATAGATTGTTTCTTACTGTCAGGGATGGTGTTCCATACTGTGAAAAGGACTACCAGATCCAGTTTGGGATACGGTGTGAGGCATGCCAGAAGTTCATAACAGGGAAAGTCCTGGAGGTAAGAAACGTTTCCTCATGTGTCAGTAAAGTCCTGCTCCAAAATGCCTGTTCCTGCACGTGAATTTGATCATTTTGCATATCCGAAATATGAGTAGTCAATATGTAAAAATCACCTTCTTTCCTCTTCATGTGCTGGAAATTTTGGAGTGAGACTCTTTAAATGTCATTCATCAACACTATAGCTTTTACACATGAATTAAAGGTGCATGATGTAAAATAGCCAAGGACCAACCCTCtgataaattaaataactaTTCTATTTTTGTATTAGCTGCATATATAGGGTCCAATTGGGTGACTTTTGACAATTTTGCATATAGTGCACCTTTACACAGGTGAAAAATTAGCTGTGTTGCAAGGCTGGTTGGTGGAGGTGGGAGGGACAGAATTAATATATGTTTTGTTGCAGTCTAACAATGAACTGAATTTGTATGATTGTAAATCAGACCAGTCAGACAAAAGTAAGACACTAAAACGACCTATAGAGTGCACACTTCATCAGACAGTGATCTACACCAAGCTGCCAAAAATAGGAATTTTCGGAGACAAACAATGTAAAGGACAGCTAGCCTTAGAGGAGGCTATGAGAGAGATGACCTATAAGTTACTATTTGTAGTCCAGCCCTCTAACTCCCCAGTCTCTGAGAACATCTGGTCTGGAGagtccctgtggagatgaacAGTTTGCCCTGTCACACACTCTCAAAAGCAAGCATCATCATTCTCTATGATCCCAGTAATTTGTCGTTATAACATGACGGCCTTGCTGATGTCAAAGGGCTGGCTCTTTCAAAGCTTACATCAGCTAAATTTGGATGAAAGACCCTGAACAGAACTAAAGGAGGGAGGCGGTGGTGctgaaaatcttattttttagGGGGGACAGAGACAATCTGGAAGTGGACACATTTTTGCCCACACAAGCTCGAGGTAAGAgtttcagctgcagctccaATCTGCAGTTGAATCAATTTTGAATTTCGGTATCAACATTGAAAACacatatatgtttttattggcAGTGATTCATATTTCGATCTGCGTTGTACATGTATTACAACGATTACTTATGTAATGAAAGTCATTGTTACTGCTTCACTGTTTTGTCAAAGTTACTATAACGTATTTTGTGGTAAATTTCTTTGTCGAAAGAACTGAGTAAGATGTAAACCCAGTACATTAACCAAGCAAAAACATTAACTTTTGTCAAAGTTTGTTGGTGAGAGGAAACTTGCTGCTAATTTCCCACTGCAACACGGTCATATCTAGGTGAAATCATGCATTTTCTGAGCCTTGCATCAGACTGCGACAGGGTGGGGTAGGGGTTTGTCTTTGACTTACATAACCCATTTCTATACCAGGGCCATTCACTACGTTTGAAATTAAATTGTGCAAAGGAACTGACATGCATGTGGATTCCATTTATTTCTCCAAGATAATCTTTCAAGGACTGTGCACATACACTCTTTTTGTGTTCTTCTGTGTCTGACTTTTTTGCTCTTGGTGTAGCACAGCCCTGGAAACTGTAATGAAACTTCTGAATAAACACATCTAATGCATTTCGTGCATGCATACAATCTAACAGCTGAATTTGCCCCCCCTTTTTATTGTCTTCCATATAGGCTGGGCACAAACACTATCACCCAAGTTGTGCAAAGTGCAGCCGATGTGACCACATgttcacagagggagaggaaatgtACCTGCAAGGTCGGTTTGGAGAGTGTGACGTAGCAAAAAGGTGCTGCCTCAGACCCTGTCAGCCTAATTCTCTCCTTTGAACAGAGGCATTGTGCTTTGGATGGAATGGAGGGCTTTGGAAGTCTTTCACAAGGATGCCAGTTTATGCCATGAAGGGGGGTTATAAAGATGGAAGCACATGAATCTGTATATTGCATGAAGCCTAAATCCTATAGAACATATGCTTTAGATAAAGACAATGCTTAAAATGATCTTGCACACTGACCACTGATCTTGCAATTAAAATAGGTTTTACTGGGAACTACTTTACGGTACAAAGATATTCACCAGCCTACACAGGCAAGACTTGCAATGGCATGCCTGACCTGCTCAGTTCTCTTTGTGATATGAATCACCACAATTAGATCGCCACAGTTAAATTAAATCACAGTTAAAAGAGCTGAGATTTAGGACAGTAATTATTAGAGTTGCACTGTAATGCTTGCAGAGACAGATATAATTAAAAGAAGTCTAAATGTCCAGTGTTTCTGCTGACTCTACTTAATGTGTGTTTcgttcattttttcccctctttagttgctatggtgtctAACTGTCCTTCTCTCCACAGGCTCTACAATGTGGCACCCAAACTGTagaaacaacagcagaaatGAGGACAAATACAGGGTAAGCATTCTTCTTCAGCATTTACCAACATGTGCATGCTTATGCATGTGCAAAATATTCCGAACATGACATTTCTATGTGTGAAATGTAATTAACTATGTATTACAGGCAGCACTCTTACGTAGGAGGACACAGATTTCTATCATGGAATTGCCAAGTTGGCATCATGTGATTCACACAACTTCCCAAAATTAGCTGTGCACATCTAGCTGATCTGAATGCTGTTACAAAGAATATGTGAGAGTGCTCTTTGTTATTCTAAATGATGAATGCTATTAGCTGTACAATGCAATTTCTTTACAAAATTCTCTTCCTTCCCAGATTTCCCCGGCCATCAGATCAAAAACACCCTGTCTTGATTTCTTTTACCCCCCAAGTGAACTAAAGGTTAAGCAGGTCTGAGGTTTGCACTGACTGAGTGAGCCGGCTGTACTCTCACTGCTTCAGCTAACTGCACTCGCTTGCCTGAAAGCAGGACCAACAATGGGACTCATGTGTCAGTCAAAGCAGTCAACATGCATTCATGTGAACACCTTCTTTAGGGTCATACACTGTTGAAATGGATTTTATAGTGTGAAGTAGAACGGGATAGTTGTATTACTACTTTCAGAAGACAGTATTACTAAAGGATAGCAGAAGtatgaagaagaagagacaTAAAAATTGCTTTGCAAACAAACCGCAAAGAACCCTGCTAGTTAGTGTgtaggtgctgctgctgctgctgcggtaCAGCTGCCTCTTAAAGCTACATTACAAGCATTTTTTAGGGTAAAATGACtccttgcaatgtgagagtcatcactgtgggtcttctttccaccatacaatttacagccagcctgttaTTATTTCCTGGTTTAggtttctaaatttctgtatcggccgaataagctcctcctctgcccttcaTTTCACCCCATGGCAACTTCAGCTATTTTCAGGGCATTTATGAAAccacacattctgcagataagtgtatccaaatttcagatcatttGCGTGAGTGCCTCTGTTACTGCAATCAGCAGtgctgcaacagaaaaagttAATTCAAAGCCACTTACCTTGTTGTCAGCAGCTTTACCACATTTTCCAATTGGAGGTCAGACAAAGTAATCCATGTAATCCAACATGAGCTTTGTCTGAGAGAAAAGATGCCCTCATTTAcagccaaaaacattttttctactttaatttgtgtttttgtacaaCCAATCTACTGTGAACGCACAAGCAGgactgactgtgtttacatatgGAGTTTAAGCTCTCAGCATCGTGTTGTGGTCTAAttatcaaatcaatcaaagatatgtatgtgtatgtacacacacacacacacacacacacacacacacattgtatcaAGCTCTGCTTGGGTAGAAAGTGTTACTAGATGTAAATGCCTACTTATGTATAGTATTACGTTTTGTGGATACTTCCACAAAagaatttatgttttttcacgtgaaatttggtggacatTTCAGCCTTTGATCAAAGAACAATTGATGAGATTTTGGTGGTGATCCAGATCTTGACTTTGGCCATTAGACAAATGTGTAGCCATAACTATGAAAGCAACAtagattaaaatatatatatatatatatatatatatatatatatatatatatatatgtttatattccAAATCATAAGGGCATGTTaagaggggtttttttttgtttttttttttcaaaaaaaacccctcaatTGTTCTTCAGTTTTAAGTGATAGTACTTGCGCCTTTGAACAGTTCTCCTGcttactgtttttcattttcacatcagagTCTTGTGAGTATCACATCATCAGTTCAACTGTCGGCCACTATTATACATGTAATGAATGGCCATTTGTCAATATTGCCATTATGTCAGACATTATGAGCTCATTTCAGAATCCTTTGGAGAAACTTGTTTTTTAGTCAGTTTGGTACATGTAATATGTTTCATTTATAGAAAACTCAGTTAAGTGTTACATCTTATAGTTTAGAGGAGATCTGCATTTGATGAGCAAATTATTTCCTATATTATGCTACAGTGTTAGAGAAAAAAGTTCAAACATagtatgttttttatgtctaagTCGGTGGCAGcatgtgacatttcagtgtaGGCAGTGCTGCATGCTTGGCTGTGTTAATTTTATGCCTTAATAGTTGCCCTCCACTGGGACCCAGAGAACCAGTGTGTTGCAATGCTAGACTTTTCTCCTTACTTTAGTTTGCACTGTGAACTTATAAATATGGCTGATGCTGTTGTCATGTGCAAATAAAGTAAGGAAAAAATacttactttcttttttcttgcaaaaaatgcaaaaaaaaaaataaaaaaaatgggaggGGGTCAGTATTGGGAATGGTCCTCTGTGTACATCACTGGCTTGTGATTGCCTTTGTCCATGTGGAACGCAGGGTGAGATGTGAGGACACGCTGTGGGTGTAATGAAGAAATCAGCTGAGGATGTTATTTCTCATGAAACATTCTTCGAGTCAGATCACTAACCCAACTTTTTTCTCTTAGCCCACCAGATCTTCAACTGAAAGCCTCTTTTCCAGACCGGGCTCAAGCACGCCGGGCTCCCCTGGCTACAACCTCTATGTGAGTACTACCTGCAGCACTTGCTCAGCATCCTCAATAGTGTACACTTCTTCTGCTTTTcctttatcctttatttaagtATTATAGCATATagtggacaaaattaaaatgatagttgaattttggaaatgaaaatgtaactgAAATTTCAAATGCTCAAATTTAAATTAGAATTTGATTTTTGACCATTATATGCATCTATATGTATCATTACACTTTAtcccacaaacacacctctTGAAATGCGAGCAAGTGTATGTTGATCCTCTTCAATCTAGTAGGTGGATGATATGcattaaatatcaaaaacatgGTTTACAGATTAAAGgatttgtttggtttatttcttaaaaaagtGCATCCAGTGATGTGTTATGGGAATAAAGTTTAATTTTTCCCTGGAGTGATGTAATAGCCAGCCTTTGACCCTGACCTGCCCTAACCCATACTCTCAACTCCTTTTGTCTTCCCAGCCTGTGTGTCCTaacctttcctctcttccctgccCCGATCCCAGGCAAAAGTAGACAATGAGATCATTGATTACCGAGACTTAGCAGCCATTCCAAAAGTCAAGGCCATATTTGATATAGAGTATCCTGATATGATGTCCTATGGATCTGTCAACAACTCCTCCACACTGGACAGCAAAGGAAAGAGACAAGACAGACAAAGCCCTGTAGAGGTAACTTCCCTCAGCACTCCAAGATATCTCAAGCGGCATGTCGgtgtgtcattgttttgatgCTGATCCGCTTGCTCTTCattgaattttctgttttgattgCCCAGATATTTCCAGAGACATCAATGAATGTGTGGGATTCAGTATTTCCAGGAGCACCCCATATCTGTTTCAAAATGTACAATGCTAtggcaaaaagcaaacaaacaaaaagcataaTTTAATAAAGAGCTCATTTGTACAGTCATGGTCCTTTACTTCTTGTTTTCTGAGTGCTCATTGTGCTGCATGACACAGTAACATGGGATAACCCTTGTTACCATACACAGTCATGCACATCTGCAATAGATAATACTATGTGAGGAACCCCTCATAATTATATAGTCTTATATATGGCCTGTAAGTACTCATACTTTTATATGTCATTCAAACAACTTCTTTACCAATTTACAGTATCGCCATCATCATGCAATACTTGTAAGTCTTGTTTTGGAGAttctcacattttaatttcagctgAAAGATTTTGTGCTTcctctggtttaaaaaaatctacaacCTGTGGGGTgatgaaaccctttcaaaaaaaaaaaaaatcactggatAAAATTCATGGTGGTCAAGCTAAGAtaaaggctgtttttcttattcCCTGAAAAGCTGACTTGTGGAAGGCAAAAGGTTTACACCCAACTCTGACAAAATGCACAACATGGTATATTTaaatactttgtttttctgttttttgttttcttttagtcACCAGGGACTTCATCTCTTACTCCGACTTCTCCAGAGGTCAGTATGCTAGTTTCCTAGTATTTTTGCCTCTGGTATTCACGTTATTTATGAACTAAACTCTTACACATTAATCACAGAAAAACTGTGCATTTACACTATCTGTGCCCTCTCAAATCAAAGGTATTTAACACTAATAGAACAGACATGTTAGTTTCTAATTCATATGTTTTACACTGGCTCATGTGTCTTCTTTTAAGGAGAGTTATGAGATGAAAAACGGCATGGTGCCAAGATCCACAAGCCACGGGTCTTTTGGATCCCGTGCGATGTATAACCGCCACAGCTACACGCCCACTGTGTCACGATCACCCCAGCACTTCCATCGGCCAGGTGAGAGTAGCTCTCAACAATAAAATGTTCCATTGTGGTCTATCCTCACAAGTTTTCCAGGTCAAGGATACTGCTCTGTTCACATCCTCTCAGTTTCCATTCTCTCAGATTTCCCCTCTTTcactcatctcctcctctctgacccTGTAATTCCCtcgccacctcctcctcctcctgctattctgctgcttcttctggCTGACAGGGTTGTTGCTCTGTTCCTCTTTACTCTCTGGCATCAATAACACTTACCCTACTTCCCCTTTATGTCACCACTTTCCACCTCACACCAAAGGTAAGCCCACCCACAGTCCCAACCCGCCcttttcttcatctctcctGATCACCACTGGTATCCAtctcaaattttttttgtttttttttttgtttgttttttttagcttttacaATAATCTAACACTCGTATGCACTGTAGTCAGTGTGAGCAGCCACATATTCATGGCTTGTTCCTAAAATCACCTTATCTGTCATACAGGTAGAAACTTAAAAGGGGAAAGGAACAAAAGTAACACACAGGATGTGATATAAAATATTTAGTTCTTCTTTGAAAGTGGGTCCACATTTGCTATTTGAGTAATCCCGAAAATAGGGTTGCCATTAGTGTTGGGGAGCAGGTTCACTACAGGTAATGAAATGAGTAGttcacattttgcagataaatAAAGTGTATGGTAagtcaaaaattaaataactcTTTTGCCATTTTTGATGCAttaaactactgaaactacaaaCAATTTTGGGCAAAAAATCCCCAAACCTACCTCTTTTTTAACAACCCAACTAAATTGGGCAGGGCAGTGCTAATGTGGAAGGTGAGGACAGTTATGATAAAGAACATGAAGAACATGAGGGTGGTGTTGATGAGGTTGAATTGCTTCCTCTTCATCGAAGTGAGAAATGATGTTAAcgagcaaaaaaaaacctccatgaCTGGGAGTAACCACCTCAtaaatgacctttgaccctgactCTAAGGAATTTGACCTTGATTCTATTGATTACATGAAATGTAACACACTCATGTCAAAACGTTTTATCATTTTAAGGTTGTCCTCTTAGGATAAATTTGAAGTATTCTGCCTGATATTCCTTCCTTTTCCGTTTGTCGTTACATTTTACAATTAGACatctagtttttgtttttaccaaccatgaattaaaatgagtgcaacagggttagggttataaaCATTTGCAGCAAGTGCAAGGGCCAGATTCCCAAATGGAAAACTGCACCAAGCAGTGGAGGGTTATATGAAAGAATGGGATGTGACTTCTGAAAGAGTGGGGCTTGTTCTTTGCTGGAGGCACTGAGCCATCTACTGGTtcacctgtctttctctctgaaccctaaacattttcatttcaggtagGAGACAGGACACAAGTATTTATTACTGTGCATCCCGCTGCCCTTTTTATgtctcttttcctgttttgagtATTTTACTTTGCagtactttttcttctttttgatgCTTTTTCCGCCCTCACCCATGGGTCACTAAATGCGTTcgctgaaaatggaaaaacttcTCCATCAAGCAGTTATTTATAAACCTCAACAGGCTTTCATGCCTGTTCCCAGCTTCACACATTTCTGTGAAACAGTGCTTATTGCAGCAGGCATGAAAGAGATGGGAGTGTTGGGTATTGGCAGTTTTTAAAAGCCTCTTTTATCATCTGTCTAgataaaatatgacaaactgtgtgtttttttatggtgGTGAACTAAAGATCACTTCTACTCACAAATTTTCTGACACATTGTCTATATATAGAAAGTGGTCTGTAACTTTATTCTGTTGTCGCTGTTTTTCCTTAACACATGAAATACACCCTTTGAGGAATGAATGTCTTCAGATGAAACTGAAGATGCAAAAGCACTGATGCCACTTTCTTACACCCTACAGTTGCATggaaattcaaaatgtattaaCTAATTTCTGCTATGTTCACTTTAtctatttatcatttttatctcTGTTAACCATCAATTTATCACTGATCATCCTAATCTTATAGTTAAACAGCACAGAACATCCCTTCCTTCTGCTTCTCACAAGTGCTGCTTGCTATTAAGGAAGATTACAGCACAATTACAAATTCATACTGtccaatcaataaatcatcctTGCAAAGCTGGAAACCAGAAAACAAGGACGTGAGTTTGTGATGTCAGATGTAAAATTAGCTGCTGCTCTTTTCATAAGGAATTGGAGAAAGTGACTGTGAAGGTGACTGTGAAGGCAGCAGGGAATTGTAAGGGTCGTTTTTGATGTCTCTGTAATGTAATCACCCTTGTTTTAAATAGCTTTGACCTTGACAGGTCATTCTGTGAGTCAGCAAAATCAGCTCACTATTGACTGACTATTAAGCAGGTTCAAATTACACAGGCTGATAATCACAGGCATGTCTTAGTTCTCAGGGTTTTGCCTTTGATACAGAGACTTTGTACATGGCTAGGCTGAGGGAGACCATAAATGGATTCTTGAGTTGTGACTTATTCCTTGTTATGATCTGTGGGAATAGCTCAGTGTGCACTTTGACCCTCAGATTTCTTCAAATGCGCTGTCATCTTTGTTCAACTTACCACTTGTTCTGccctttgttttcctttcctttcatcttcTTTACTTTTGTGTTGCACATGAACATATGTTCTTCCAAACTCACCCTGGCATCACTAACTTACACAGTCTGGTCTGTATTCTGTAGTAACTTTGTAATAAAGATGCAGCCATCGCAGAAGTCCCACTTATTACTGCATGCTTGCTGAACGTCTACTGCACTTTTTACATCATATCCAGAGCAGCTGTTTGAAAATCTATGGCTCTGTTCACTTAAACATTAGCAATGTTTTTGTAACTAGCTGATTGAGAGACTGTAGAGTTGTAATGTACAATATAATAGTGTGGTTTTATAAACCATCTGCAGTACTAATGCAGGAGACATGCAGGAGACATGCATGAAGTGGGACTTCCATAATAGCCACCAAATGAATGGTCATCGCTGAccctgcatttattttttatctgcaGACCAAGGCTTCAACATGTATAGAAAACCTCCAATATACAAACAGCATGGTATGCAACATTTATCTTTCCAGTAAATATTTAATGCATCATTTGAATACTAATGAAGAACATTAAAAATAGCTTGAAAGCTATTGATTGTTGTCCCTGTTCTGCTGTTATAATGgatgtgtctatgtgtgagcgtgtgctCTTACAAATGAATGTATTGTCAACATTTGACTTACTTGCTTATGTAATTTCACACTGTAATCACTGGTTTCACTTGAGTGAATGTACTCCTGTGATCATTTTGATTTCCTCTAAAACCCACTATCAACTTGAACTAAGCTTTTTTATAAGCTGAAAGCCCTATTACACCAATCCAATGATTATGATATTttactgagaaaacacaattatttaACTGGTGAACAAAGTCCAGTGTTAGCTggtcaaaaacacatttccctttCCCCACTTTTTGTCACTGTCAAGTCAAAAtaaagccatttaaaaaaaaaaaaaaaaaaaaaaaaaaaaaaaaaacagttctaaTCACTTTGAGTAACACACATATGATACAATATACTGTGAAGCACTGtatgataataatttaatacataaaacatttttattaatattctCAGAAAAAGTCACAACATGTTCATTAAGTTTTAGAAGTTTTAGAATGGATGTAATTTCTGAACTGACTAATTTGTTTATCATTAGCTTATAATGTTCTTATGATGCCACACATTGCACTTCAAAATGTGCAATGTGCAATCCAAAACTGAACTAAAGGTTCTGTAGATTATAGTTATGCTGGGATTGagaaagtatttattttttaaatgaaagttCTTTTTATTTAGCAGCCATTCAAAATGTTGTTTACTCTCACTGTTGCCCTGATAAATCAGTTCTCCTAATCCACGATTCACATTCAGGCATAGTGGCTATACTGATGACATCGTCTGGTCAGCTTAGCATGATGCGATACGATTCAGTATGATATTTATTAATCCTCTTGGGGAAATTCTGTCTCAGCCTGCAAATCAAGTACTTCAGAGTAGCACTTCATCGATCAACATGGTGTCTTGTTCAAGGCCACCTGTTTCTGTTTAACAGAATGACACTGCCTCACCACTTGGTAATTACACATTGTTTACATGCTGCCAGAAATACAGAGATATTGCCCTCTTTTTTATCGTTAGACTTCAATGAATGCTCTCGTTGCTGACGTTATGGCAACTACAATGACAAGGTTGTGTTTTGCTGGCTTCTGTTCATCAGGAACAGAAGAAAGAACTCAATCACCAGGTGAAAAGGCGGATCATGTGAAAAATCCACAGATGCAAGAGGAAGCACTGAGAAAGGTGAGATGGCCACAATCAGCAATATGTTGTGCAACCGTAAATCTAATCATGACACTAATATCACCTATGTGACCATACAGTTCTACAAGCAAAATCCAGCAGCAAAACAGTAactatgaaaaaacattttcaggtgTTTAAGTGAGACTTTAATGCAGAGCAACATGCACTAGTTTGGGTCCAGTGACTTTTGCCAGGTCACATGGCTGATGGGGAGCTGTGACCTTGTGGTAAAGCAACAGTAAGCCTGTCCTGCTGACCACAAACTACAGACATACTCTTTGGTGCAGCAGATATTGTCTGCTCAGAACAAAAAATTACCTTTAGAACgacattaacattttacattttaggagTTTAGCCACTACAGATTACACTTAAATAGCTGCCAAACCTGCcttaaaagaaaaggaaaagaggcagtgaaacaaaatgcattataataCAAATTGTAATTCGTTTGTACAACAGtcactttttctcctttttatgtttctgtacaTGTTCTTGTTATAGATCCAACTTGGTGTGGGGAAACTTAGCCCGAATGATGAGATGAAGAAAGACATTAACAGAGAAAAGGACACTTGCGGTGTTTCTGCCCAGCGCTCAAacaccccaccctccctccctatAGCTGGTAATAATTCTGTCCATTACTTGACAGACTGGGCTGAAATGTAGAGCCAGATGTTTGATGTTGGCATGGTAAAAGTAACCGGAGCTCTTTGACAACAGAGGCTGTCATTGAGATCAACCTCCAAGGGTCTGATGTAAGGGGGGTTGTGATGATTCCTATTTGATATCCTATTAGATTTTCCAAATTGTGACACACTACAAGCAACAGAGGATTAGGTTTTAGGCATTCATCCATAAATGACTTATCATGACTTATCCCTTGGTTGCATGTAGTGCATCACAATTTTAAAtattgacagatttttttaaaatgccgTATTTCTCACTTTTCATCACCAAAGCAATCCAAAACAGATCAGCAATGAGGTAATGGTGTTACACCACCCTTTGCATTTCTGCCTTAGCTTGGTGAGCAGAGTTACATCCATGATTACCACAGAGCAAATGAGAGTAAACCCTTTAAAGTCCTCCGCCATTTTTCAAAACTTGGTACATGGTGGCACAGAGACAAGCTCTAGTTTCATTTGGTTTAATAGGGTAATcaagggaaaagaaaacataaaagacTCTCCAGCTCCATAAATGATGCTTTGCAATGCTGTGTCACAACTATTTggcaacacaaacaaattatCTGCACCATAATTTAAGAATTAGGATTGTGCAAGTCTCCATTACTCCATTATTTTGAAGCAGTGCAATAACAGATATATCCACATGAGCAAAAACTTTCCGGTGACAGTGAATAACTCACATCCAACTGTTTAAATTCCAAGGCCATTACTGAGAAATCAACAGAATGATTAGCAGAAGAATAGCATATGAGCTGAGGTTGTATCATCTCAGCTTAAGTCATAGTTAAGCTGAGGAAAGTGCCATTATGACCTGTAGTAACCTACCTGCTGTTTAACTCTCTCATACAGTAGATCCAAATCCCGCCACGTCCAAAACATCCTCTTTGCCTGGGTATGGTCACAACTGCCTCAACTTGGTAAGAACACTAATATCATTATCTCTTTATTAAT
This genomic interval from Myripristis murdjan chromosome 19, fMyrMur1.1, whole genome shotgun sequence contains the following:
- the LOC115378114 gene encoding actin-binding LIM protein 1-like isoform X1, translating into MVSHLVPICSLNCWADSLQCINMPNLLNLSSLGKICGSNRTDDMVVLDRVTRKNSVRRMSVIEDGQVAEVLYLIPKQAMIEQLPFINPDDYILCEKLVGMPAEIPVLRAQDSHYPSPPAGKLVIQCFRCGEPCKGEVLRVQTKHFHIKCFTCKVCGCDLAQGGFFVKNGDYLCPLDFQRLHGTCCTNCGEFVEGEVVTALGKAYHPACFVCTMCKRPFPAGDRVTFSGKDCLCQRCTKPTSPTPTKDFSCSKNCAGCGRDIKNGQALLALGGQWHLGCFKCKACSKVLSGEYISKDGVPYCEKDYQIQFGIRCEACQKFITGKVLEAGHKHYHPSCAKCSRCDHMFTEGEEMYLQGSTMWHPNCRNNSRNEDKYRPTRSSTESLFSRPGSSTPGSPGYNLYAKVDNEIIDYRDLAAIPKVKAIFDIEYPDMMSYGSVNNSSTLDSKGKRQDRQSPVESPGTSSLTPTSPEESYEMKNGMVPRSTSHGSFGSRAMYNRHSYTPTVSRSPQHFHRPDQGFNMYRKPPIYKQHGTEERTQSPGEKADHVKNPQMQEEALRKIQLGVGKLSPNDEMKKDINREKDTCGVSAQRSNTPPSLPIAVDPNPATSKTSSLPGYGHNCLNLPQSSEFSRHNSYGDFSDEVRNFKLIHEGQRPLARMDRGESMPNLLEPKVYPYEMLNVANRGRIKLPKDVDRTRLERHLAPDLFFKIFGMKMQEFDKLPLWKRNDMKRKVNLF
- the LOC115378114 gene encoding actin-binding LIM protein 1-like isoform X4; translated protein: MVMKEKVLRAQDSHYPSPPAGKLVIQCFRCGEPCKGEVLRVQTKHFHIKCFTCKVCGCDLAQGGFFVKNGDYLCPLDFQRLHGTCCTNCGEFVEGEVVTALGKAYHPACFVCTMCKRPFPAGDRVTFSGKDCLCQRCTKPTSPTPTKDFSCSKNCAGCGRDIKNGQALLALGGQWHLGCFKCKACSKVLSGEYISKDGVPYCEKDYQIQFGIRCEACQKFITGKVLEAGHKHYHPSCAKCSRCDHMFTEGEEMYLQGSTMWHPNCRNNSRNEDKYRPTRSSTESLFSRPGSSTPGSPGYNLYAKVDNEIIDYRDLAAIPKVKAIFDIEYPDMMSYGSVNNSSTLDSKGKRQDRQSPVESPGTSSLTPTSPEESYEMKNGMVPRSTSHGSFGSRAMYNRHSYTPTVSRSPQHFHRPDQGFNMYRKPPIYKQHGTEERTQSPGEKADHVKNPQMQEEALRKIQLGVGKLSPNDEMKKDINREKDTCGVSAQRSNTPPSLPIAVDPNPATSKTSSLPGYGHNCLNLPQSSEFSRHNSYGDFSDEVRNFKLIHEGQRPLARMDRGESMPNLLEPKVYPYEMLNVANRGRIKLPKDVDRTRLERHLAPDLFFKIFGMKMQEFDKLPLWKRNDMKRKVNLF